In Streptomyces sp. Li-HN-5-11, the sequence CCCGCCCTGATGCCGGGCGCCTGCCCGCCCGGGGCCGTGACGGTGGGCGGGGGCACGTCGGCCGTGCGGACCTCCACGACGAGGGTGAGCGGACCAGGGGGCACCCGGTGCTCCGCGAGCCGCTGCCGGACCGGCCCGATCCGGACGACCACGCCCACCACTCCCCGGGCGACCTCCAGGTCGTAGTGGTGGGCCTCGTCCAGCCGCACGGACAGCCCGGCCCGCGCCGAGCCGGCTTCCAGGCGGGCCGCCGCACGGCAGTCGGGGTGCTGCTGACGCCGCCCGACGAACGTGTGCCCGGGCCGGTCGAGGCTGTCGCCGGCCGCGGTCAGGGTCAGCCGGCCCGGACGCCGGGTCAGCGACCAGCAGCCGTCCGGCCTGGCGCGCGGGGAGATCCAGTGCGGCGCCAGGTCCGGGGCGTCGAAGTCGTCGCGTTCCGGCTCCGGCGGCAGGGGATGCCAGGCCGCGGGCGCAGGGTGCCGCTCCAGCACCGGGCCGACCCGCGGCCATCCGTCCACCCACTCCACCGGGGTCAGGAACGTCTCCCGGCCGAGCACGTGGAACTCCGGGAACCAGCCCCGGGGCCGGGTGGCCAGGAGCAGCATCCACCAGGCGCCGTCCGCGGCCTGAATTAGGTCGGCGTGGCCGGTGCACTGGATCGGCCGGCCGGTGCTGCGGTGGGAGAGCACGGGGTTGTCCGGCGCCGGTTCGTAGGGGCCGCGCGGACTGCGGGCACGGGCGATCGAGACGCTGTGCCCGTGCGCGGTGCCGCCCTCGGCCAGCATGAGGTACCACCAGTCTCCGATGCGGTACAGGTGCGGCGCCTCGGGGTGCTGCATCCCGGTCCCGGACCACACCGGCAGCGGGCCCTCCAGCACCTTCCCCGTCACCGGGTCGATCCTGGCCAGCCCCACTCCTGCCACGGCGCACCAGCAGGAACCGTCTTCGTCCCAGGCGAGGTCGGGATCGATGCCCGGCAGGTCGAGCCAGACCGGGTCCGACCACGGGCCCTCGGGACGCTCGGCGCTGACGAGGAAGTTCCCCCCGCCCGCGACGTTGGTGGTGATCACGTGGAAGCGGCCGCCGTGGTGCCGGATCGTCGGGGCGTAGATCCCGGCGGAGGCCGGAAGCTCGGCGGGAAGCACCAGTTGGCCCGGGCGGTCGAGAACGTTGCCGATCTGCCGCCAGTGGACCAGGTCGCGGCTGTGGAACAGCGGGACGCCGGGGAAGTACTCGAAACTCGAGCAGACGAGGTAGTAGTCCTCCCCCACCCGGCACACGCTGGGATCGGGGTGGAAGCCGGGGATCACCGGGTTGTCGTACGTCCGCATGGGCGTCGTTCCCTTCACCGCGGGACTTCGAAAGATTCGAGATCACTGCCGAACATTACGAAGGCGCACTGTACGGACGCTCCACCGCAGCGACAAGGCCGCCGCGGGCGGGGGCGCACGCTCCCCGGCGTCAAGAAGAGGCAGTGCCGCGTCAGAGGCGTGTCAAGGAGGCCTGCTCACGCTCCGGCGGCCCCTACCGTCGAACGTATGGGAGACCGCAAGGACGTGCGCCCCGGTGTGGGCGCACCCGCGGCGGAGCCCGGCCGGGTGGCGTACGACCACCACTGGGCTCGGGACCTGCACAGCTCCATCCGCTGTTCCGCGGCGTTCCTCGCGCTGTTGTTCGCCATCGACTGGGGCACCGGCGACCTGACGTGGTGGCGCAGCGCGCTCTGGCTGACGCTCGCCCTCCTTCTCTTCCTGGTCCTGTGTCCGCCCCGCGTCTGCGCGGGCGAGGGCTGGATGGCCTCGCGTGCACTGCTGCGCAGCCGCCGGGTCCGCACGGATCTGCTGGTGTCGGTGCGCACGCTGGACGGTGTCGCCCAGTTGCTGGTCCTGCGGGACGCCGTGGGCGGCCGCGTCGAGATCGATCCCCGGGTGCTGGTGAACAATCCCGACCTCTGGTACCGCCTGGACGAGGACGCGCGGAAGTCCGCCGCGAGCGGCTGTCTGCGGTCCGGCACGGACACTCTGCGCCACTTCTCGGAACGGCTGGAGCGCGAGACGGCCCTGACGGTCTTCCGGATTTCGGGGCTGGACTCATGACGCTGGGTGTCCAACCCCGGCCCGGTGAACCGCACGCCTCGTACGGGCCAACCCGGGGCAATTACGCCCGAATATCCGGATCCGGAGTGGTCACGGCGTCCCGGACGCCAGTCTTAACGGAAGCTTGACGCCTTCCTCCCCCGGTATCCGTGGGCCCGTGCGTCACGCTCCGCATACGCTGGTGCCCCGTCCGCGTGATGGCCGGATCCACACGCTGAGCCGCACATCAGCCGTACCTCAGGAGCAGGGCCGATGGCCACCACCCAACACCCTCCCAGTCGTCTGCGCGCCTGGATGCTGGAGGGCCTGTCCGACATGGGCAAGGGTCTGCAGCAGGCACCGCACGCCGTACCCGAGCCCCCGCACAAGGGGCAGCGGTGGTGGCGCGTGATGTGCCTGACCGGTGTCGACTACTTCTCCACCCTCGGCTACCAGCCGGGCATCGCCGCCCTCGCGGCCGGCCTGCTGTCACCGGTGGCGACCCTGGTGCTGGTCCTCGTGACCCTCGCGGGCGCCCTGCCGGTGTACCGCAGGGTGGCCGAGGAGAGCCCGCACGGCGAGGGCTCGATCGCGATGCTGGAGCGGCTGCTGTCGTTCTGGCAGGGCAAGCTGTTCGTCCTGACCCTGCTCGGCTTCGCCGCCACCGACTTCCTGATCACCATCACCCTGTCGGCCGCCGACGCCTCGACCCACCTGGTGGAGAACCCCCACCTGACGGGCGTGCTGCACAGCCACCAGATGCTGATCACACTGTTCCTGGTGGCGCTGCTCGGCGCGGTCTTCCTCAAGGGCTTCCTGGAGGCGATCGGGGTCGCCGTCGCGCTCGTCGGGATCTACCTCGCGCTCAACGTGGTGGTCGTGGTCGTCGGCCTGTGGCACGTCCTCATCGCGGGCCACCTCGTCACCGACTGGACCGGTGCCCTGACCGCCCAGCACGGCAACGTCTTCGCCATGGTCGGGGTGGCCCTGCTGGTCTTCCCCAAACTGGCGCTCGGCCTCTCCGGCTTCGAGACCGGCGTCGCCGTCATGCCCCATGTGCAGGGCGATCCGCACGACACCGAGGAACAGCCCACCGGCCGGATCCGGGACACCAAGAAGCTGCTCACCACGGCCGCGCTGATCATGAGCGGCTTCCTGATCACCACCAGCTTCATCACCACGCTGCTGATCCCGGCGCCGGAGTTCCAGACCGGCGGCAAGGCCAACGGCCGTGCGCTGGCCTATCTGGCGCACCAGGACCTCGGCAACGGCTTCGGCACGGTCTACGACATCTCGACGATCGCGATCCTGTGGTTCGCGGGCGCCTCCGCGATGGCCGGGCTGCTGAACCTGATGCCGCGCTACCTGCCCCGCTACGGCATGGCCCCGCAGTGGGCCCGCGCGGTCCGGCCCATGGTGATCGTCTTCACCCTGATCGGCTTCCTGGTCACCTGGGTCTTCGACGCCAACGTCGACGCGCAGGGCGGCGCGTACGCCACCGGTGTGCTCGTGCTGATCACTTCCGCCGCCATCGCGGTCACCATCGCCTCCCGCAGGGCCGGCCAGCGGAACTGGACCATCGGGTTCGCGGTGATATCGGCGGTGTTCCTCTACACGACCGTCGACAACGTCATCGAACGCCCGGACGGTGTGAAGATCGGCGCCTGCTTCATCGTCGGGATCATCCTGGTCTCGCTGCTGTCGCGCCTGGCCCGCGCCTTCGAGCTCCGCGTGACCAGCGTGACCATGGACGCCATGGCGGAACGATTCGTCAGGGACATCGCCAGCCGCAGGATACGGTTCATCGCCAACGAGCCCGACCGGCGGGACAAGGCCGAGTACCGCGACAAGATCGAGCAGATCCGCAACGACAACGACATCCCGGTCACGGAGGACTTCGTCTTCGTGGAGGTGACGGTCACCGACCCCTCGGAGTTCGAGGCCGGCCTGACGGTGCGCGGGGAGGTCCTGCACGACCGCTACCGCGTCCTGACCCTGGAGTCCTCCTCCATCCCGAACGCCCTGGCCGCCCTGCTCCTCCAGGTCCGTGAGATGACGGGCTGCACCCCGCACATCTACTTCGAGTGGACCGAGGGCAACCCGTTCGCCAACTTCCTGCGCTTCTTCCTGTTCGGACAGGGCGAGGTCGCACCGGTCACGCGCGAGGTGCTGCGCGAGGCGGAGCCGGACCGCGCGAAGCGGCCGCGGGTCCACACCGGCTGACGCGACGCCCCTGTGCCGCATCGCGTCCCACGGCCGGCCCACGTCCGCCGATGGCCGCCCGGGGCCCTATCGTGACCGGCATGCAGTCCTACACGATCGGCCAGGCGGCCCGCCTGCTCGGCGTCAGTCCGGACACCGCGCGTCGCTGGGCGGACGCGGGCCGGGTGGCCACCCACCGCGACGAGAGCGGGCGACGGCTCGTCGACGGACGGGACCTCGCCGCGTTCTCGGTCGAACTGGCCAGGTCCCAGGGCGCCGAGGAGGGCGCCTCGTACACGTCGGTCCGCAACGCCTTCCCCGGGATCGTGACCGCCATCAAGCTCGGCGACGTCGCGGCCCAGGTGGAGATCCAGGCCGGCCCGCACCGCCTCGTCTCGCTGCTGACCCGCGAGGCCGTGGAGGAACTGGGCCTGGAGGTCGGCATGGAGGCCACCGCCCGGGTGAAGTCCACGAACGTGCACATCGACCGGGCCTGAGCCGCCCCGCCACAGAGCCGAGGCGACGCGGACACACGCCTGACGGGGCTGGGCCGCCCCGGCGGCTACGGTGAGGATGCCGGGACCCGATCCCCGCAAACCCCCTCATTCCACTTCTGCGAGGCGTCCCCCATGACCCTGAGCATCCGCAACCAACTGCCCGGCAGCGTCACCGGCGTGACACCGGGCGAGGCGATGGCCACCGTGAGGATCCGCCTGGCAGGCGGCCAGGACCTCACCGCGGCGATCACCCGGGAGTCCGTCGAGGAACTCGGCCTCGCCGAGGGCTCCGCCGTCCGCGCCCTGGTGAAGTCGACCGAGGTGTCCCTGGCGACCGGGCCGGTCGAGGGCCTGTCCATCCGCAACCGGCTGCCGGGCACGGTGACCGAGATCGCCACCGGCAGCGCCATGTCCTCCGTCAAGATCGCCGTCGAAGGCGGTGAACTGACCGCCGCGATCACCAGCGACGCCGCCGACGACCTCGGCCTGTCGGCCGGTTCCACGGTCGTCGCCCTGATCAAGTCGACCGAGGTGTCGCTCGCGACGGCGTGACGCGCGCGGGGCTCCGTCCCCGCCCGGAACCCGGGCCGGGGCGGAACCCCATCGCGTGCTGCGGCGGCTCAGTCCTCGTACGCGTCCAGCGGCGGGCAGGAGCAGACGAGGTTCCGGTCGCCGAAGGCCTGGTCGATGCGGCGCACCGGCGGCCAGTACTTGTCGGAGGCCTGCACTCCGGCCGGGAAGACAGCCTCCTCACGGCTGTAGGCGTGCTCCCACTCCCCGCCGAGCGCGGCAGCGGTGTGCGGCGCGCCCCGCAGCGGGTTGTCGTGCGCCGGCCACTCGCCCGAGCCGACCTTCTCGATCTCGGCGCGAATCGCGATCATCGCCTCGCAGAAGCGGTCAAGCTCGGCCAGGTCCTCGGACTCGGTCGGCTCGATCATCAGCGTGCCGGCCACCGGGAAGGACATCGTCGGCGCGTGGAAGCCGTAGTCGATCAGTCGCTTGGCGACGTCGTCCACGCTCACGCCGGTCGTCCTGGTCAGCGGGCGCAGGTCGATGATGCACTCGTGCGCGACCAGGCCGCCGGGGCCGGTGTAGAGCACCGGGTAGTGCGGTTCGAGCCGCTTGGCGATGTAGTTGGCGGACAGTACGGCCACCTGCGTGGCGCGCCTGAGACCCTCGCCGCCCATCAGCCTCATGTACGCCCAGGAGATCGGCAGGATGCCCGCCGAGCCCCAGGGCGCGGCCGAGACCGGGCCCACCCCGGTCTTCGGACCTGCCTCGGGCTGCAGCGGGTGGTTGGGCAGGTACGGCGCCAGGTGCGCGCGTACGGCCACCGGGCCGACACCGGGACCGCCCCCGCCGTGCGGGATGCAGAACGTCTTGTGCAGGTTGAGGTGGGAGACGTCGCCTCCGAAGTGACCGGGCTTGGCCAGCCCGACCAGGGCGTTGAGGTTGGCGCCGTCGACGTACACCTGCCCGCCCGCCTCGTGCACCCGGGCACAGATGTCGGCGACGTGCTCCTCGAACACACCGTGCGTCGACGGATACGTGATCATCAGCACGGCGAGCTCGTCGCGGTGCTGGTCGATCTTCGCCCGCAGGTCCTCGATGTCGATCTCGCCGTCCTCGGCGGTCTTCACGACCACGACCTTCATGCCGGCCATGACCGCGCTGGCGGCGTTGGTGCCGTGCGCGGAGGACGGGATGAGGCACACGGTGCGCTGGTCGTCGCCGTTCGCGCGGTGGTAGCCGCGGACGGCGAGCAGACCGGCGAGCTCGCCCTGGGAGCCTGCGTTCGGCTGGAGGGAGACCGAGTCGTAGCCGGTGACCTCGGCGAGCCGCTCCTCCAGCTCGCGGATGAGCGTGAGGTAGCCCTGCGCCTGCTCGGCGGGCGCGAAGGGGTGCAACTGGCCGAACTCCGGCCAGGTCACCGGCTCCATCTCCGTGGTTGCGTTGAGCTTCATGGTGCAGGAGCCCAGCGGGATCATCCCGCGGTCGAGCGCGTAGTCGCGGTCGGCGAGCCTGCGCAGGTAACGCAGCATCGCGGTCTCGGAGCGGTGCTGGTGGAAGACGGGGTGGGCCAGGTAGTCGTCGGTGCGCAGCAGGGCCTCGGGCAGCACCTCCGCGGCGGCCGCGTCGAGCCCGTCGATGTCACCCGAGACGCCGAAGGCGGACCACACGGCACGGAGCTGGGCCCGCGCGGTGGTCTCGTCACAGGCGATCGAGACATGGTCTGCGTCGGCGAGGTGCAGGTTGACGCCCTTGTCGCGGGCTGCGGCGACGACCTGGGCGGCACGCCCCTCGACCCGGGCGGTCAGCGTGTCGAAGTAGGCGCCGTGCACGACCTCGACACCGCCGGCCCTGAGCCCTTCGGCCAGGATCGTGGCGTAGCGGTGGGTGCGCCGGGCGATGGCCTTCAGGCCCTCCGGGCCGTGGTAGACGGCGTACATGCCGGCCATGACGGCGAGCAGCACCTGGGCGGTGCAGATGTTGCTGGTGGCCTTCTCGCGGCGGATGTGCTGCTCGCGGGTCTGCAGGGCCAGGCGGTAGGCCTTGTTCCCGTCGGCGTCGACGGAGACGCCGACCAGTCGGCCGGGCAGGCTGCGCGCGAACCTCTCGTGCACCGCCATGTAGCCGGCGTGCGGCCCGCCGAAGCCCATCGGCACGCCGAAGCGCTGGGTGGTGCCGACGGCGATGTCCGCGCCCAGCTCGCCGGGCGGCTTCAGCAGCGTGAGGGCGAGCAGGTCGGCGGCGACGGTGACCAGGGCGCCCAGCTCGTGCGCCTGGGCGATGACCGGCTTGAGGTCGCGTACGGCACCGGAGGCGCCGGGGTACTGCAGGAGCACGCCGGTGATCTCGCGCTCGGCGATCTCGGCCGGAATGCCCCCGCTGAGGTCGGCGACGACGACTTCCACCCCCGTCGGCTCGGCGCGGGTCTCGATGACGGCGATCGTCTGCGGCAGCACGTCGGCGTCGACGAGGAACAGCCCCTTCTTGTTCCTGCCCATGCGCCGCGACAGCGCCATCGCCTCGGCGGCGGCCGTTCCCTCGTCCAGCAGGGAGGCTCCGGAGGTCGGCAGGCCGGTGAGGTCGGCGACCATGGTCTGGAAGTTCAGCAGCGCTTCGAGGCGCCCCTGCGAGATCTCCGGCTGGTACGGCGTGTAGGCCGTGTACCAGGCCGGGTTCTCCATGACGTTGCGCAGGATGACGGGCGGGGTGAACGTCCCGTAGTAGCCGAGCCCGATCATGGAGTCCAGGACCTGGTTGCGGGCGGCGAGGGAGCGCAGCTCGGCCAGCACCTCGGCCTCGGTGCGGGCGCCCGGCAGGTCGAGCGTGTCGGCATTCTTGATCACATCGGGCACCGCGGCGGCCGTGAGCTCGTCGAGCGAGCCGTAGCCGACCTGCGCGAGCATCTTGGCCCGGGCCTCGTGGTCGGGGCCGATGTGGCGCTGCTCGAAGGGGATGCCCTCTTCGAGCTCGGAGAGCGGAATGCGCTGGGCGGTCATTGCGGAGGCCTCCTGGTCTGACGCGACCTTCGAGGGACACCACGGCACGGGTGCCCCGACGGCCTCCCCCTCTGTCATCTCAACCTGAGAGCTTCACCGGTTCGCCCCAGGGCGCCCGGTTTTCACCGTCGGTGAGAGCGGAAGCCGTCGACACCCGCTCTGCTTTCCAGAGTGACCTCGTCCGTGCGGTACGTGGGCCTGAGAGATTCCGGGGAGGATTTGCTCCTTCGGCGCCTCCGTTGTCACCGGAGGACTCTCCCGCACGGGGTCAGCAGCCGCTGTCAGCGTACCAGCGGGGCGGGCGCCGGGACCTTCGAGTGGCCGCCGCACCGATTGTGCTTTTTTGTAGTGCTATCGGATGTGTTGCGACCCAGTGGAGGGACCGTGCAGACCGACATCGATCCGCGCAACCTGATCGGCCGCAAGGCGTTCGACCGGAACGGCAACAAGATCGGCACGGTGGACGAGGTCTACCTCGACGACGCGACGGGTGTGCCGGAGTGGGCGGCCATACGCACCGGCCTGTTCTCCCGGGACGCCTTCGTGCCCCTGGAGCCCAGCGAACTGGTCGAGGGCGCCCTGCGCGTGCCCTTCGACCGCGCCCTGATCAAGGACGCCCCCGACTTCGGCGTCGGCCGTCATCTCTCGCCCGAACAGGAACTGCAGCTCTACCACCACTACGGCCTCGACGTGGCCCCTCCCCCTGCTCTCCCTGCCCGCGACTTCGGCACGGTCGCGGGCTCGGGCAGCTCGGAGGATGCCTGAGACACTCCCCCGCGGCGGCGGGCGTGCCGCCTCGCCGCCCGCCTGGTGGCCGGGCGCACCTCGCCCAGCCCGCCCCGGGGGCCATGTGGGTCGGCCGGTCCCTCCAGCGCCAGGCGCCGGTGGCGGTCCCCCAGGCCCAGGGGCGGGGCGGCTAGTGGCTGGTGCTGTGGCCGGAAAGGTTTGCCGGAAGGCTCGCGGCGTCCGTGCTGGGGGCACCTCCCACGCCGTTCAGGCTGTGGGGTGCATCGCAAGGCGGAGCATCGCCCGCGTACTGGATGTACTCGGGTGATGCGACAACGTGGCGAGGTGCCGTGCCGGGCGTCGCGAGCCGGTGAACCTTTCCGGTCGCAGCACTAGATCTCAGGCCGAGGCCGAGTCCCACGCCCAGGCGCTGGCCGGCCGCCGCCCCGCCCAGGGCGCGCACTCGCCAGTCGTGGGCACTGACACCAGCCCCTCTGGCGTGGGCCCGTCCCGGAGACCGCGCGCAGCCCGGTCCCCGTCGTGCTCGCCGCAGACCGCCACCCTCACGCGACCACCGAGCGCCCCCCGCCTCGAGGCACCGCCGGCGACCGCGCGCAGCACAGCCCGCCGTTACCACCCGTCCCCGGCAGGGGATGCCGCCGAGGTTCGGTCGCCGCTCGGGGGTCCGTCGGCTGCCACCGGGGACCCGTGGCCACCCGCGACGGCTGGTACCGGAGGCACTGCGGCAGCTGCTCCCTCTCCGGGCACGGCTGAGGCAGTGTCGTCGTCCGTACGCACGCCGGTCGCCGACGTGGGGTCCGGCTCCTCCTCGGCCGGTCTTCGGCGCACCAGCGGCAGCGGGTCCGCCGGTTCCAGGTCCGGATCGTCGACGCGGAAGGTCCGTACCCGCCCCGGTGCGGACTCCGGCGTCTCGAAACGGACGGTGACCCGGCCCAGGCCGCTGCCCTGGATCCAGCCATGCCCGTACATGGCGTGCCGCACGTCGTGGCCCGCGGGCCAGCGCCGCTCGGCGGGCGGCGATGGTTCCTCGACGTGTTCCTGCGCGGGTTCCTCCGGCGGAGTCTCCACGCGGGCGCCCGCCGCCTGCGCGAACAGATCCTCCTGGGTGTAGTCGGCGAGCCCGGACACGCCCACGCCGAGCAGCCGTACACCGCCCGTGGTGTCCACGGAGTCCAGCAGGCGGGCCGCGGCTTCCCGCACCACCGCGGGATCGTCGGTGGGCCCGCGCAGCGTCTCGGACCGGGTGAGGGTGGAGAAGTCGTACCGCCGCACCTTCAGCACGATCGTCCGCCCCGACAGCCCGGCGTCCCGCAGCCTGCGCACGCACCGGTCGGCGAGCCGCTGCACCTCCAGGCCCACCCGCACACGGTCGTGGATGTCCACGTCGTAGGTGTCCTCCACGGACACCGACTTCGCCTCACGCTCGGCGACCACGGGCCGCTCGTCGTGCGCCAGCGCCATGGCGTGGAGCGCGTGCCCGTGCGCCTTGCCCAGCAGTCGTACCAGTTCGTCCTCGCCCGCCTCGGCGAGCTCGTCGACGGTGTGGATACCGGCCCGGCGCAGATGATCGCCCGTCGCCGGGCCGACGCCCGGCAGGGTCCGCACCGGCATCGGACCGAGCAGCGCCCGTTCCGTGCCCGGCTCGATCAGCACCAGCCCATCCGGCTTGGCCTGCTCGGAAGCGATCTTCGCGAGCATTTTGGACGCGGCAAGACCCACCGAGCCCGTCAGGCCCGTGACCGCCCGGATCTCGGCGCGCAGCCTCGTCCCCGTCAGCCGGGCCGACTCCGCGTCCCAGGCCGCTCCCCCGGCCTCCAGGTCGACGAACGCCTCGTCCAGGCTGAGCGGCTCCACCAGCGGCGACAGAGCCCGCAGCAGCCCCATCACCTGGTCGCTGATGGCTCGGTAGAAGCCGAAGCGCGGAACGAGGTACGCGGCGTTGGGCGCCAGCCGCCGCGCCTGCGCCATCGGCATCGCCGAGTGCACCCCGAAGACCCGCGCCTCGTACGACGCGGTGGCGACCACCCCGCGCGGACCGAGCCCACCCACGACGACGGCCTTCCCGCGCAGGCTCGGCTTGGACGCCTGCTCCGCCGAGGCGAAGAAGGCATCCATGTCGAGATGCAGGATCGTGGGCGCGGTTCTCACATATCCGATGCTGCCCTACGCCACTGACAACACCCCGGCACGAGGTGGCCGCGCCGGCCGCGGCCGGCGGCGCCGCCGCCGTCGCGGAGCCGCGCTCCGGGCCCTGCGGGCCGGTCAGACCGCCCGGTTGCGCCGCCGGGCGAGCTCGTCCCCGGGGTTGTGCCCCACCAGCGTCTCCCCGGTGTCGATGCGCTCCCCGTGCAACTGCGACAGCGCGCTCTCCACGTCGCGCCAGACCACGCCGACGGCGATGCCGAAGATGCCCTGGCCGCCCTGGAGCAGGGCGTGCACCTCGTCGGGCGAGGTGCACTCGTAGACCGTGGCGCCGTCGCTCATCAGCGTCATGCGCTCCAGGTCGCGGAAGCCGCGCTCACGCAGGTGCTGCACGGCGCTACGGATGTTCTGCAGCGACACG encodes:
- a CDS encoding glycoside hydrolase family 43 protein, giving the protein MRTYDNPVIPGFHPDPSVCRVGEDYYLVCSSFEYFPGVPLFHSRDLVHWRQIGNVLDRPGQLVLPAELPASAGIYAPTIRHHGGRFHVITTNVAGGGNFLVSAERPEGPWSDPVWLDLPGIDPDLAWDEDGSCWCAVAGVGLARIDPVTGKVLEGPLPVWSGTGMQHPEAPHLYRIGDWWYLMLAEGGTAHGHSVSIARARSPRGPYEPAPDNPVLSHRSTGRPIQCTGHADLIQAADGAWWMLLLATRPRGWFPEFHVLGRETFLTPVEWVDGWPRVGPVLERHPAPAAWHPLPPEPERDDFDAPDLAPHWISPRARPDGCWSLTRRPGRLTLTAAGDSLDRPGHTFVGRRQQHPDCRAAARLEAGSARAGLSVRLDEAHHYDLEVARGVVGVVVRIGPVRQRLAEHRVPPGPLTLVVEVRTADVPPPTVTAPGGQAPGIRAGGPDAISFSVESPEGTVRLAEIDGRYLSTQVATGFTGRVIGMYVTEGSAAFDWFDYRPLTA
- a CDS encoding amino acid transporter — translated: MATTQHPPSRLRAWMLEGLSDMGKGLQQAPHAVPEPPHKGQRWWRVMCLTGVDYFSTLGYQPGIAALAAGLLSPVATLVLVLVTLAGALPVYRRVAEESPHGEGSIAMLERLLSFWQGKLFVLTLLGFAATDFLITITLSAADASTHLVENPHLTGVLHSHQMLITLFLVALLGAVFLKGFLEAIGVAVALVGIYLALNVVVVVVGLWHVLIAGHLVTDWTGALTAQHGNVFAMVGVALLVFPKLALGLSGFETGVAVMPHVQGDPHDTEEQPTGRIRDTKKLLTTAALIMSGFLITTSFITTLLIPAPEFQTGGKANGRALAYLAHQDLGNGFGTVYDISTIAILWFAGASAMAGLLNLMPRYLPRYGMAPQWARAVRPMVIVFTLIGFLVTWVFDANVDAQGGAYATGVLVLITSAAIAVTIASRRAGQRNWTIGFAVISAVFLYTTVDNVIERPDGVKIGACFIVGIILVSLLSRLARAFELRVTSVTMDAMAERFVRDIASRRIRFIANEPDRRDKAEYRDKIEQIRNDNDIPVTEDFVFVEVTVTDPSEFEAGLTVRGEVLHDRYRVLTLESSSIPNALAALLLQVREMTGCTPHIYFEWTEGNPFANFLRFFLFGQGEVAPVTREVLREAEPDRAKRPRVHTG
- a CDS encoding helix-turn-helix transcriptional regulator, with product MQSYTIGQAARLLGVSPDTARRWADAGRVATHRDESGRRLVDGRDLAAFSVELARSQGAEEGASYTSVRNAFPGIVTAIKLGDVAAQVEIQAGPHRLVSLLTREAVEELGLEVGMEATARVKSTNVHIDRA
- a CDS encoding TOBE domain-containing protein; this encodes MTLSIRNQLPGSVTGVTPGEAMATVRIRLAGGQDLTAAITRESVEELGLAEGSAVRALVKSTEVSLATGPVEGLSIRNRLPGTVTEIATGSAMSSVKIAVEGGELTAAITSDAADDLGLSAGSTVVALIKSTEVSLATA
- the gcvP gene encoding aminomethyl-transferring glycine dehydrogenase; amino-acid sequence: MTAQRIPLSELEEGIPFEQRHIGPDHEARAKMLAQVGYGSLDELTAAAVPDVIKNADTLDLPGARTEAEVLAELRSLAARNQVLDSMIGLGYYGTFTPPVILRNVMENPAWYTAYTPYQPEISQGRLEALLNFQTMVADLTGLPTSGASLLDEGTAAAEAMALSRRMGRNKKGLFLVDADVLPQTIAVIETRAEPTGVEVVVADLSGGIPAEIAEREITGVLLQYPGASGAVRDLKPVIAQAHELGALVTVAADLLALTLLKPPGELGADIAVGTTQRFGVPMGFGGPHAGYMAVHERFARSLPGRLVGVSVDADGNKAYRLALQTREQHIRREKATSNICTAQVLLAVMAGMYAVYHGPEGLKAIARRTHRYATILAEGLRAGGVEVVHGAYFDTLTARVEGRAAQVVAAARDKGVNLHLADADHVSIACDETTARAQLRAVWSAFGVSGDIDGLDAAAAEVLPEALLRTDDYLAHPVFHQHRSETAMLRYLRRLADRDYALDRGMIPLGSCTMKLNATTEMEPVTWPEFGQLHPFAPAEQAQGYLTLIRELEERLAEVTGYDSVSLQPNAGSQGELAGLLAVRGYHRANGDDQRTVCLIPSSAHGTNAASAVMAGMKVVVVKTAEDGEIDIEDLRAKIDQHRDELAVLMITYPSTHGVFEEHVADICARVHEAGGQVYVDGANLNALVGLAKPGHFGGDVSHLNLHKTFCIPHGGGGPGVGPVAVRAHLAPYLPNHPLQPEAGPKTGVGPVSAAPWGSAGILPISWAYMRLMGGEGLRRATQVAVLSANYIAKRLEPHYPVLYTGPGGLVAHECIIDLRPLTRTTGVSVDDVAKRLIDYGFHAPTMSFPVAGTLMIEPTESEDLAELDRFCEAMIAIRAEIEKVGSGEWPAHDNPLRGAPHTAAALGGEWEHAYSREEAVFPAGVQASDKYWPPVRRIDQAFGDRNLVCSCPPLDAYED
- a CDS encoding PRC-barrel domain-containing protein, with translation MQTDIDPRNLIGRKAFDRNGNKIGTVDEVYLDDATGVPEWAAIRTGLFSRDAFVPLEPSELVEGALRVPFDRALIKDAPDFGVGRHLSPEQELQLYHHYGLDVAPPPALPARDFGTVAGSGSSEDA